In one Nomascus leucogenys isolate Asia chromosome 13, Asia_NLE_v1, whole genome shotgun sequence genomic region, the following are encoded:
- the LRRC4 gene encoding leucine-rich repeat-containing protein 4 — protein sequence MKLLWQVTVHHHTWNAILLPVVYLTAQVWILCAAIAAAASAGPQNCPSVCSCSNQFSKVVCTRRGLSEVPQGIPSNTRYLNLMENNIQMIQADTFRHLHHLEVLQLGRNSIRQIEVGAFNGLASLNTLELFDNWLTVIPSGAFEYLSKLRELWLRNNPIESIPSYAFNRVPSLMRLDLGELKKLEYISEGAFEGLFNLKYLNLGMCNIKDMPNLTPLVGLEELEMSGNHFPEIRPGSFHGLSSLKKLWVMNSQVSLIERNAFDGLASLVELNLAHNNLSSLPHDLFTPLRYLVELHLHHNPWNCDCDILWLAWWLREYIPTNSTCCGRCHAPMHMRGRYLVEVDQASFQCSAPFIMDAPRDLNISEGRMAELKCRTPPMSSVKWLLPNGTVLSHASRHPRISVLNDGTLNFSHVLLSDTGVYTCMVTNVAGNSNASAYLNVSTAELNTSNYSFFTTVTVETTEISPEDTTRKYKPVPTTSTGYQPAYTTSTTVLIQTTRVPKQVAVPATDTTDKMQTSLDEVMKTTKIIIGCFVAVTLLAAAMLIVFYKLRKRHQQRSTVTAARTVEIIQVDEDIPAATSAAATAAPSGVSGEGAVVLPTIHDHINYNTYKPAHGAHWTENSLGNSLHPTVTTISEPYIIQTHTKDKVQETQI from the coding sequence ATGAAGCTCTTGTGGCAGGTaactgtgcaccaccacacctggaatGCCATCCTGCTCCCGGTCGTCTACCTCACGGCGCAAGTGTGGATTCTGTGTGCAGCCATCGCTGCTGCCGCCTCAGCCGGGCCCCAGAACTGCCCCTCCGTCTGCTCGTGCAGTAACCAGTTCAGCAAGGTGGTGTGCACGCGCCGGGGCCTCTCCGAGGTCCCGCAGGGTATTCCCTCGAACACCCGGTACCTCAACCTCATGGAGAACAACATCCAGATGATCCAGGCCGACACCTTCCgccacctccaccacctggaGGTCCTGCAGTTGGGCAGGAACTCCATCCGGCAGATTGAGGTGGGGGCCTTCAACGGCCTGGCCAGCCTCAACACCCTGGAACTGTTCGACAACTGGCTTACAGTCATCCCTAGCGGGGCCTTTGAATACCTGTCCAAGCTGCGGGAGCTCTGGCTTCGCAACAACCCCATCGAAAGCATCCCCTCTTACGCCTTCAACCGGGTGCCCTCCCTCATGCGCCTGGACTTGGGGGAGCTCAAGAAGCTGGAGTATATCTCTGAGGGAGCTTTTGAGGGGCTGTTCAACCTCAAGTACCTGAACTTGGGCATGTGCAACATTAAAGACATGCCCAATCTCACCCCCCTGGTGGGGCTGGAGGAGCTGGAGATGTCAGGGAACCACTTCCCTGAGATCAGGCCTGGCTCCTTCCATGGCCTGAGCTCCCTCAAGAAGCTCTGGGTCATGAACTCACAGGTCAGCCTGATTGAGCGGAATGCTTTTGACGGGCTGGCTTCACTTGTGGAACTCAACTTGGCCCACAATAACCTCTCTTCTTTGCCCCATGACCTCTTTACCCCACTGAGGTACCTGGTGGAGTTGCACCTACACCACAATCCTTGGAACTGTGATTGTGACATTCTGTGGCTAGCCTGGTGGCTTCGAGAGTATATACCCACCAATTCCACCTGCTGTGGCCGCTGTCATGCTCCCATGCACATGCGAGGCCGCTACCTCGTGGAGGTGGACCAGGCCTCCTTCCAGTGCTCTGCCCCCTTCATCATGGATGCACCTCGAGACCTCAACATTTCTGAGGGTCGGATGGCAGAACTTAAGTGTCGGACTCCCCCTATGTCCTCCGTGAAGTGGTTGCTGCCCAATGGGACAGTGCTCAGCCACGCCTCCCGCCACCCAAGGATCTCTGTCCTCAACGACGGCACCTTGAACTTTTCCCACGTGCTGCTTTCAGACACTGGGGTGTACACATGCATGGTGACCAATGTGGCAGGCAACTCCAATGCCTCGGCCTACCTCAATGTGAGCACGGCTGAGCTCAACACCTCCAACTACAGCTTCTTCACCACAGTAACAGTGGAGACCACGGAGATCTCGCCTGAGGACACAACGCGAAAGTACAAGCCTGTTCCTACCACGTCCACTGGTTACCAGCCGGCATATACCACCTCTACCACGGTGCTCATTCAGACCACCCGTGTGCCCAAGCAGGTGGCAGTACCCGCGACAGACACCACTGACAAGAtgcagaccagcctggatgaAGTCATGAAGACCACCAAGATCATCATTGGTTGCTTTGTGGCAGTGACTCTGCTAGCTGCCGCCATGTTGATTGTCTTCTATAAACTTCGTAAGCGGCACCAGCAGCGGAGTACAGTCACAGCTGCCCGGACTGTTGAGATTATCCAGGTGGACGAAGACATCCCAGCAGCAACATccgcagcagcaacagcagctcCGTCCGGTGTATCAGGTGAGGGGGCAGTAGTGCTGCCCACAATTCATGACCATATTAACTACAACACCTACAAACCAGCACATGGGGCCCACTGGACAGAAAACAGCCTGGGGAACTCTCTGCACCCCACAGTCACCACTATCTCTGAACCTTATATAATTCAGACCCATACCAAGGACAAGGTACAGGAAACTCAAATATGA